The Bacteroidota bacterium genomic sequence ATCGGAAATAGCCAAAAGGAGAGATTTTAGAAACATTGATACATTTACCATAGATCCCTTTGATGCCAAGGATTTTGACGATGCCTTGTCTTTTAAAAAACTTACCGACAATACTTATGAAATAGGTGTTCACATTGCAGATGTTTCGCACTATTTGCAAGAAGGAACCATTTTAGACAAAGAAGCAGAAAGTAGAGCTACCTCTGTTTATTTAGTGGATAGAACCGTGCCAATGTTGCCCGAAGCGCTGTCTAACTTTTTATGCTCCTTGCGACCAAACGAAGATAAGTTGTGCTTTTCGGCAGTTTTTGTGATTGACAACAATGCGAAAATTTTGGAACAATGGTTTGGGCGAACAGTGATACATTCCGACAAGCGCTTTAGTTACGAAGATGCACAAGAAGTGCTGGAAAGTGCATTTAACAAGGTAAAAGAAAAGAAGCCTTTGTTAAGCGGACTGGAAAATAAATACGAAGAAGAATTATATATTTTAGATTCTATAGCAAAAAAATTGCGGGAAGAGCGAATTAGAAAAGGAAGTATAACATTCGAAAAGCAAGAAATTAAATTTCAATTGGATGAGTCGGGAAAACCAACCGGAGTGTACTACAAACAAATGAAAGATTCTAATAAATTGATTGAAGATTTCATGTTACTCGCAAACCGAAAGGTGGCCGAGTTTGTAGGCAAACCTAAATTTGATGCGAAAGGAAAACATGAAAGTCAAAAACCCAAACCTTTTGTTTATAGGATTCATGACAAGCCGAACGAAACAAAATTGAAAGCTTTTTCTGAGTTTGTAAGTAAAATGGGGTTCAAACTGAATATTACAAATGATAGTGTAGCTGCACAGTCGATGAATAGCTTGCTTAAGGAAGTTGAAAAAAAACCGGAGGCAAATGCCATTGAATTGCTTGCTATTCGCACTATGGCAAAGGCTGTTTATTCCATAAATAATATTGGGCATTACGGCCTTGGGTTTGAGCACTATTCGCACTTTACATCTCCTATCAGAAGATATCCGGATGTTTTAGCGCACCGATTGCTAGATATATATTTACGAGGCGAGAAAAAAAATATTGATGAAAATGAGCTAGAATCTAAGTGTAAGCACTCTTCCGAAATGGAAAAAATTGCTGCCGATGCAGAACGAGCTTCCATCAAGTATAAGCAAGTAGAGTTCCTAAAAGATAAGATTGGCGAGCAGTTTGAAGGTATGATCTCCGGAGTGTCAGAGTGGGGAATTTATGTAGAGATTATTGAAAATCACTGCGAAGGAATGATTCGGTTGAAAGATATTGAAGGCGATTATTATTATTTTGACGAAGACAACTTTAGAGCCGTTGGCAAAAAAACCGGGAAAACATTGCGCTTAGGAGACAAGATAATGGTAGAGATAAAACGTGCCGACCTCATAAAAAAGCAAATTGATTTTTTATTTATTGAAAAAATAATTGCTACATCAACAGACGATAGCTTTAAGGCGCCTAAAACAAAAGAATCTGCCCAAAGAATAAAACAGTACAAACCGAAAGATAAAAAAAAGACCGACAACACACATTTCAATGATGAATACGGTTTTGAAATATAAATTTACGGTAGCCATTTTTTATTTTTGAATAGAGTGTTCTAGTATATTTAAATTTTTTAATACAGTTTGAAATGAATAGTATAAGCAGTTTAATAACTAACGAAAGTGTTCTGGTATTTGTATTGCGCGTAATATTGGGGATACTTTTTTTCTTTCAGGGGTACGACAAAATTTTTAAAATAAAAATCAGTGGCGTAGTTGATTTTTACAAATACGAACTCGGTACGATAAGAATGCCAAATTGGGTATTGGCACTATCAGCCTACTACACCTCCTATATAGAGTTGATTGGCGGTATTTTATTAATTGTTGGTTTTTTTAAAAGCTGGGCACTCTATTTATTAGGAATTGATTTGATACTGGTAACAGCCGCATTTAGCATGATTAAACCTATGTGGGATATGCAGTTGTTATTCCCAAGGTTAATTATCTTATCCATTCTATTATACCTACCCGCCAACTGGGACTTACTCTCCATCGACAACCTATTTAGATTTTAGTTTTCGGCTGTGCATTGATTTTATCTATTTGCGCTTGCACGCAGCTTTTCAATGCTTTTTTATTTACTTTTACGGGAATAATTGGAGAAAATGAAAGTTACAGAACACATAAAATCAGCTAAAAAGACCTTGTTCTCTATAGAAATTTTACCACCGTTAAAGGGGAAGGGAATTCATTCTATATACGAAGGAATAGATCCACTAATTGAATTTAAGCCTGCATTCATTGATGTTACCTATCACAGAGAAGAATTTATTTATAAAAAGCGCGAAGGTGGATATTTGGAAAAAATAGCCACTCGCAAGCGTCCAGGAACTGTTGCTATTTGCGCTGCATTGATGAACAAATATAAAATTGATGCTGTACCTCATATCATTTGTGGTGGTTTTACAAAAGAAGAAACAGAGAATGCTTTGATTGATTTGAATTTTCTGGGGATTGATAATGTATTGGCATTGCGAGGTGATTCTATTAAAACAGAACCCACTTTTGTTCCTGAACCTAATGGACATGCTTATGCGTTAGATTTAGTTAAGCAAATTGTTCAGCTCAATAAAGGCAACTACTTGTTTGAAGATATTATCAATCCTACACCCACCAAATTTTGTATAGGCGTAGCGGGATATCCCGAAAAACATTTTGAAGCGCCAAATTTGACTTTTGATTTAAAACATTTGCAAGCAAAGATTAAGGCTGGTGCCGAGTATGTTGTTACTCAGATGTTTTTTGATAATAAAAAGTTTTTTGAGTTTGTGAATGCATGCAAGGCCGCAGGGATAGACGCTCCAATTATTCCAGGTTTAAAAATATTGAGCACCAAGAAACAAGCTTCTATGCTTGCTAAAACTTTTCATATTGACATTCCACAGGAATTTTTAGAAGAGATAGAGAAGTGTAAAACAGATGAACAGGTGAAACAAGTCGGCATTGAATGGTCAATTAATCAGTGCAAAGAGCTTGTTAAATTTGGAGTTCCTTGCTTACACTTTTATACAATGGGAACATCTGATACCACAAAGCGTGTGGCAGAAAAGGTGTTTTGATAGTAGTCCCACTGTAAGTTGCAGGCTAAGTAAAAAATAAACGTGTATTACAGTGTACCATATTTCAATTAATTCTAATTCTAATTTACTTGGCAATCTTCTAGCTTTAAATTCTAGCTATTCTTCCTACTGTCTTCTAAATAGCAATTGCAATCATCAGCAAGAACAAGGTGATTGGAACAAACAATTAAATAAAGCAAAATCCTCTTATCTGCTTGGGTTGGGAGAAATAGATTTTATTGGAGTAAATAAAAACTGTATGTACGAACTGGATGTATTTACCCAAAAGCATAAGGGTAAGTGGCTGTTCGGCTGCATTTCGTACGATATAAAAAACGAAATAGAGAAATTAGAATCCGAGAACTACGATGGATTGGAATTCCCGCTGATTCATTTTTTTGTTCCTAAATATGTAGTAGAAATAAATGAGAATAATTGTACTATCCATTCACAAGGGGCCAATGATTCAAAAGAAGAAATAGATACGCTTATTGCTAAACTTACAAATACCCAAATTGCGCACCCCGATTCGCAAAATGCGAAACTCGAAACAATCAACCTGGAAACCCGCAATTCAAAACAAGAGTATCTTGCCGCTGTAAACAAGCTAAAACAACATATTCAGTTAGGAGATATTTATGAAGTAAATTATTGTATGGAGTTTTTTGCTCAAAACGTAACCATAAATCCTATTACAGTTTATGAAAAATTAAATACGCTAACCATGGCTCCCTTTTCTGCATTTTATAAAAACGGCTCCAACTATGCTTTGTGTGGCAGTCCCGAACGATTTATAAAAAAAGAAGGGAGCAAAATTAGTTCTCAGCCAATAAAGGGAACGGCTAAACGCTTTGAAAACAAAGAAGAAGATGAATTAGCAAAAAAGCAATTGTTTGAAAACAAGAAAGAGCGCAGCGAAAATGTAATGATTGTTGATTTGGTTCGCAATGACTTATCACGAATAGCTACCCGCTCGAGCGTCCAAGTAGAAGAGCTTTTCGGGGTATATACATTTAAATCGGTACATCAGTTAATTTCCACTATTAGCGCAGAAGTAAAACCCGACCTGCAATTTATAGACATTCTAGAAGCCTTATTCCCTATGGGCTCCATGACAGGCGCTCCAAAGATAAGAGCCATGCAGCTTATAGAGCAATACGAAAAAACAAAACGGGGTTTATATTCCGGTAGCATAGGCTATATTAAGCCGAATGGCGACTTTGATTTTAATGTAGTAATAAGAAGTATTCTTTACAACGAAGAAAAAGAGTATGTGTCCTTTATGACAGGAAGCGCTATCACTGCAAATTGTGAGGCAG encodes the following:
- the rnr gene encoding ribonuclease R; the encoded protein is MSKRKFKAKKEKRSTKSYLFQEILRILKSKPTQSFNYKQIAALLHIENQADKLLINTLLEDFVEKKVVVETQRGKYKIFKDEKLISGKVDMTMSGSAFVIPEDEGADIFVSANNLNSAMHQDLVRIRIVDNHRGKAEGVVEEVIKRARTEFVGTIQKSKTFAFLVPDNVRINTDIFIPPDKLGIAEDKQKAVVKIIEWPTSGKNPIGEVVRILGFAGENDTEMHAILEEFGLPYSFEEVVEKFADSIPKEISESEIAKRRDFRNIDTFTIDPFDAKDFDDALSFKKLTDNTYEIGVHIADVSHYLQEGTILDKEAESRATSVYLVDRTVPMLPEALSNFLCSLRPNEDKLCFSAVFVIDNNAKILEQWFGRTVIHSDKRFSYEDAQEVLESAFNKVKEKKPLLSGLENKYEEELYILDSIAKKLREERIRKGSITFEKQEIKFQLDESGKPTGVYYKQMKDSNKLIEDFMLLANRKVAEFVGKPKFDAKGKHESQKPKPFVYRIHDKPNETKLKAFSEFVSKMGFKLNITNDSVAAQSMNSLLKEVEKKPEANAIELLAIRTMAKAVYSINNIGHYGLGFEHYSHFTSPIRRYPDVLAHRLLDIYLRGEKKNIDENELESKCKHSSEMEKIAADAERASIKYKQVEFLKDKIGEQFEGMISGVSEWGIYVEIIENHCEGMIRLKDIEGDYYYFDEDNFRAVGKKTGKTLRLGDKIMVEIKRADLIKKQIDFLFIEKIIATSTDDSFKAPKTKESAQRIKQYKPKDKKKTDNTHFNDEYGFEI
- the metF gene encoding methylenetetrahydrofolate reductase [NAD(P)H], coding for MKVTEHIKSAKKTLFSIEILPPLKGKGIHSIYEGIDPLIEFKPAFIDVTYHREEFIYKKREGGYLEKIATRKRPGTVAICAALMNKYKIDAVPHIICGGFTKEETENALIDLNFLGIDNVLALRGDSIKTEPTFVPEPNGHAYALDLVKQIVQLNKGNYLFEDIINPTPTKFCIGVAGYPEKHFEAPNLTFDLKHLQAKIKAGAEYVVTQMFFDNKKFFEFVNACKAAGIDAPIIPGLKILSTKKQASMLAKTFHIDIPQEFLEEIEKCKTDEQVKQVGIEWSINQCKELVKFGVPCLHFYTMGTSDTTKRVAEKVF
- the pabB gene encoding aminodeoxychorismate synthase component I, translated to MYHISINSNSNLLGNLLALNSSYSSYCLLNSNCNHQQEQGDWNKQLNKAKSSYLLGLGEIDFIGVNKNCMYELDVFTQKHKGKWLFGCISYDIKNEIEKLESENYDGLEFPLIHFFVPKYVVEINENNCTIHSQGANDSKEEIDTLIAKLTNTQIAHPDSQNAKLETINLETRNSKQEYLAAVNKLKQHIQLGDIYEVNYCMEFFAQNVTINPITVYEKLNTLTMAPFSAFYKNGSNYALCGSPERFIKKEGSKISSQPIKGTAKRFENKEEDELAKKQLFENKKERSENVMIVDLVRNDLSRIATRSSVQVEELFGVYTFKSVHQLISTISAEVKPDLQFIDILEALFPMGSMTGAPKIRAMQLIEQYEKTKRGLYSGSIGYIKPNGDFDFNVVIRSILYNEEKEYVSFMTGSAITANCEAEMEYEECLLKAEALAKALR
- a CDS encoding DoxX family protein, whose amino-acid sequence is MNSISSLITNESVLVFVLRVILGILFFFQGYDKIFKIKISGVVDFYKYELGTIRMPNWVLALSAYYTSYIELIGGILLIVGFFKSWALYLLGIDLILVTAAFSMIKPMWDMQLLFPRLIILSILLYLPANWDLLSIDNLFRF